From the genome of Thermithiobacillus plumbiphilus, one region includes:
- a CDS encoding Gx transporter family protein: MPSPSEVDGVRAISREDWRIASLTALAVSLHIVESALPPLLPGLKPGLANIVVIVTLCRYGYRDAVWVSLLRVLVSALLLGTLFSPTFWLSLAGALGSLLILWPARWLPGRGFGPLGFSLLAAMAHIGAQFLMAYLVFVQHAGVFWLLPPLLAASLIFGTFNGLIAHWILFQLASRPSGRP; this comes from the coding sequence ATGCCATCGCCGAGTGAGGTGGACGGGGTACGCGCAATCAGTCGCGAGGACTGGCGCATTGCCAGCCTGACCGCGCTGGCGGTCTCCCTGCACATCGTCGAAAGCGCCCTGCCGCCACTGCTCCCCGGCCTGAAACCGGGGCTGGCGAACATCGTGGTCATCGTGACCCTGTGCCGTTACGGTTATCGGGATGCGGTCTGGGTCAGCCTGTTGCGGGTACTGGTGAGCGCGCTGCTGCTCGGGACCCTGTTCAGCCCGACCTTCTGGCTGAGCCTGGCCGGCGCCCTGGGCAGCCTGCTGATACTCTGGCCGGCCCGCTGGCTGCCGGGGCGCGGCTTCGGGCCCCTGGGGTTTTCCCTGCTGGCCGCGATGGCGCACATAGGCGCACAGTTTCTCATGGCCTATCTTGTATTCGTACAGCATGCAGGCGTGTTCTGGCTGCTGCCGCCCTTATTGGCCGCCAGCCTCATTTTCGGGACCTTCAACGGTTTGATCGCACATTGGATTCTGTTTCAGCTCGCCAGCCGCCCTTCGGGCCGGCCCTGA
- a CDS encoding TonB family protein yields the protein MDSVSARQPPFGPALMSWQAMCQAGDRLFPWLLLSALLHLMLLLGVGFRPHPAPKQLPPQPIEVELSPAPVQGQLKEFSEPGGKMDAAPEGTELALDLPSGQERFLTADTRNSIHQQYLEVWRQQVERVGNLNYPSEARDRHLHGSLVLDVSLRPDGSLAGIAILRSSGIPLLDAAARRFVEMAAPFDPFPPELKGDTAVLHIIRTLNFRAGEVY from the coding sequence TTGGATTCTGTTTCAGCTCGCCAGCCGCCCTTCGGGCCGGCCCTGATGTCCTGGCAAGCCATGTGCCAGGCGGGCGATCGCCTGTTTCCCTGGCTGCTGCTGTCGGCACTGCTGCATCTGATGCTGCTGCTGGGCGTGGGTTTCCGCCCGCATCCGGCACCCAAGCAGTTGCCGCCGCAACCGATTGAAGTGGAGCTTTCCCCTGCTCCCGTCCAGGGTCAATTGAAAGAATTTAGCGAACCCGGCGGCAAGATGGATGCCGCGCCTGAAGGCACCGAGCTGGCGCTGGACCTACCCAGCGGTCAGGAACGCTTTCTCACTGCGGATACCCGCAACAGCATTCATCAGCAGTATCTCGAAGTCTGGCGCCAGCAGGTGGAGCGCGTCGGTAACCTGAACTATCCATCCGAGGCGCGGGACCGGCACCTGCATGGCAGCCTGGTGCTGGACGTCAGCCTGCGCCCGGATGGCAGCCTGGCCGGCATTGCCATCTTGCGTTCGTCGGGAATACCGCTACTCGATGCTGCTGCTCGCCGTTTCGTGGAGATGGCGGCACCCTTTGACCCCTTCCCGCCGGAACTGAAAGGCGATACTGCGGTCCTGCATATCATCCGCACCCTGAATTTCCGCGCCGGCGAAGTGTACTGA
- a CDS encoding FAD:protein FMN transferase, with protein sequence MGTLASISVHAPDNAQTQAALQSALKTLDTLNQTWHPWESGAALAQFNASIRGGNWVPVPAQLLPLLRTALRYHAESQGLFDPGLGALTALWGFKEAPDPGIQHPPPSLSAIEELLKKGVGIGHLQLRQDSSGAWMARSDSPALILDFGGLAKGYAVDVVIDELARYGIHDAVVNLGGNLRVAGSKGGEPWRIGIRAPRGDGVLAALRTAENMSVLTSGDYERYFIHRGTRYHHILDPRSGAPARGLISVTVVTPTGLRGELASKALFIAGPRDWPRMASRLGIDKALVVEENGQVWVTPAMKPLLEFAPGVRARVRALPLPPTDSGQAA encoded by the coding sequence ATGGGTACGCTGGCAAGCATCAGCGTCCATGCCCCCGACAATGCCCAGACGCAGGCGGCTCTGCAATCCGCTCTCAAAACTCTCGACACGCTGAACCAAACCTGGCACCCCTGGGAATCCGGCGCAGCACTCGCGCAGTTCAATGCCAGCATCCGGGGAGGAAACTGGGTGCCCGTGCCGGCGCAACTGCTGCCATTGCTGCGCACCGCGCTTCGTTATCACGCTGAAAGCCAGGGACTGTTCGACCCTGGCCTCGGCGCCCTGACCGCCCTCTGGGGATTCAAGGAGGCGCCGGACCCCGGCATTCAACATCCGCCGCCCAGCCTGTCTGCCATTGAGGAATTGCTCAAGAAGGGCGTGGGCATCGGGCATCTGCAGCTACGCCAGGATTCCAGCGGCGCCTGGATGGCGCGCTCGGACAGCCCGGCCCTGATTCTCGATTTCGGTGGCCTGGCCAAGGGATATGCCGTGGATGTGGTGATCGATGAGCTGGCCCGCTATGGCATCCATGATGCCGTGGTCAATCTGGGCGGGAATCTGCGGGTAGCCGGCAGCAAGGGGGGTGAGCCCTGGCGCATCGGCATCCGCGCACCACGCGGAGATGGGGTACTGGCCGCGCTCAGGACGGCCGAGAACATGAGCGTGCTGACTTCTGGCGACTATGAACGCTACTTCATCCATCGGGGTACCCGCTATCATCACATTCTGGACCCGCGCAGCGGTGCACCGGCGCGTGGCCTGATCTCGGTGACGGTGGTGACGCCAACCGGCCTGCGCGGCGAACTCGCCTCCAAGGCGCTTTTCATCGCCGGCCCGCGCGACTGGCCGCGCATGGCGAGCCGGCTCGGCATCGACAAGGCCCTGGTGGTCGAGGAAAACGGCCAGGTCTGGGTGACGCCGGCGATGAAGCCCCTGCTGGAGTTTGCGCCTGGCGTCAGGGCCCGGGTGCGCGCCCTGCCCTTGCCACCCACCGATTCAGGACAGGCCGCCTGA
- the gshB gene encoding glutathione synthase — MRSLKVAFLMDPITGINIKKDSTFAMLLEAQARGHECFYLEMADLSVRDGRTLGRLRPVQVQRVEEAHFTLGEAELRPLSDMDVVLMRKDPPFDMDYIFATYLLEHAGTWVVNNPVSLRNANEKLYALHFPELMPVTRVSRDIGQLRAFLEEEGEIVVKPLYGRGGEGVFYLHAGDRNVGSILETVTGGGAHYIMAQRYIPAVREGDKRILMVNGEPMPGGMLRVPAANDFRGNLVAGATGVAAELSERDLEICRRVGPSLREAGLIFVGLDVIGGFLTEINVTSPTGVQEIDRFFGLNVCAKLFDVIEAGIQ, encoded by the coding sequence ATGAGATCCCTGAAAGTCGCCTTCCTGATGGACCCGATCACGGGCATCAATATCAAAAAGGACAGCACCTTCGCCATGCTGCTGGAAGCCCAGGCGCGTGGCCATGAATGCTTCTATCTGGAAATGGCGGATTTATCCGTGCGCGATGGCAGGACCCTGGGACGGCTGCGGCCGGTGCAGGTGCAAAGGGTGGAAGAGGCGCATTTCACGCTGGGAGAGGCGGAGCTGCGGCCACTGTCGGACATGGATGTGGTCCTGATGCGCAAGGACCCGCCCTTTGACATGGATTACATCTTTGCCACCTACCTGCTGGAACATGCCGGTACCTGGGTCGTCAACAACCCGGTCAGCCTGCGCAATGCCAACGAAAAGCTCTATGCCCTGCATTTCCCGGAACTGATGCCGGTCACCCGGGTCAGCCGGGATATCGGGCAGCTACGGGCCTTTCTGGAAGAGGAAGGCGAGATCGTCGTCAAGCCGCTCTATGGCCGCGGCGGCGAGGGCGTGTTCTACCTGCATGCCGGCGACCGCAATGTCGGCAGCATCCTGGAAACCGTGACCGGCGGCGGGGCGCATTACATCATGGCGCAACGCTACATTCCCGCCGTGCGCGAGGGCGACAAGCGCATCCTGATGGTCAATGGCGAACCCATGCCGGGCGGCATGCTGCGGGTGCCTGCCGCCAATGATTTCCGCGGCAACCTGGTCGCCGGCGCGACAGGCGTGGCCGCCGAACTCAGTGAGCGCGATCTGGAGATCTGCCGACGGGTGGGCCCGAGCCTGCGTGAGGCCGGGCTGATCTTTGTGGGCCTGGATGTGATCGGTGGATTTCTCACCGAGATCAACGTCACCAGCCCCACCGGCGTGCAGGAAATCGATCGCTTCTTTGGCCTGAATGTCTGCGCCAAACTCTTTGATGTCATCGAGGCAGGTATCCAGTAA
- a CDS encoding NusG domain II-containing protein, with protein sequence MTAWKWLREASTPADRVLILILLLLLPVLLWMNQSRAAGRTVQIFEGKTLIAELPLDQDRRVTVEGPLGPTLVEIHDGRAHVVSSPCSGKQCIRAGWQEKAQDSAACVPNHVLVLIPGEAPGNQKLDAIAE encoded by the coding sequence ATGACTGCCTGGAAATGGCTGCGTGAGGCCAGCACCCCCGCCGACCGCGTGCTGATCCTCATCCTGCTGCTGCTCCTGCCGGTGCTGCTGTGGATGAATCAGAGCCGCGCGGCGGGCAGGACGGTGCAGATCTTCGAAGGCAAGACGCTGATTGCCGAGCTGCCGCTGGATCAGGATCGACGGGTCACGGTCGAGGGACCGCTGGGGCCGACCCTGGTCGAGATCCATGACGGCCGGGCGCATGTGGTTTCCAGTCCCTGCTCGGGCAAGCAATGCATTCGCGCCGGCTGGCAGGAAAAGGCCCAGGACAGTGCCGCCTGCGTGCCCAACCATGTGCTGGTCCTGATTCCGGGTGAAGCTCCCGGGAACCAGAAACTCGATGCCATCGCCGAGTGA